The genomic stretch GCTGCTGCGGAATAGTCCTTCAAAGAAACCATAACGCTTGGTGATTGCTGTTACCATGTCTGCATTTTTACTCTGGCAATATTCCAAAATATCCTTGTCCAGATTATCTTTTTGAGCCAATACAGCATAGCTGTGAGGTACATCGCTAAGATGGGTTTCCAAAAAGTCACGGCTGCCTTCTTTTACGCCACGGTCATCCTGAAAATGCAGGATGTTAATTTTAGCTCCGTAAATATTTGCGAAGGCTTTTAACCTCAATAATGGACGTTCTTTTTTGCGAAGATCCATGTCGGTGGCTAGCACAATGTTTTTAATTTCCTTTACCTGAGAGTTTGGAGGAATTACTAAAACAGGAGTGTCAATGTTTTGAATAACAGAAGCCGCATTACTACCAATCAAAAGCTCTTCGATGCCGCTCGCGCCTTTGGTTCCAAGCACTACAATGTCAATATTATGTTTTTCACACAGCTCTTTACTCAGTCGGATAGGGTTGCCCAAGCTAACCTGCGTTTGAAAATCTACACCGGAAGAGGATAAAACTTTAGCCTCAAATTCTTGCATGTGCTTGTGTGCAATGTCTTTCATTTCATGAAGCAATGAAGTGGTCATGCTACGTTCAGAATAAGGCACGTCATAGGCATGAAAAGCTACAATGCTACCCTTGGTGCGTTTTGCAATATCAATGGCAAACTCGGCTGCCAATTCAGCATTTTCGGAGAAATCGGTTGGGAATAATACTTTCATTTTTACTTAGAAGATTTTGTTTTTCGCGTTTGTGCATCTACCGAAGCTAAGGTAATCATATTCACAATTTCGCGCACGCTACTTCCCATTTGTAAAATGTGTGCTGGCTTTCGTATTCCGATCAAAACGGGGCCTAAAGCTTCAGCGGCACCCTGTGATTGAAGCATTTTGTAAGCAATATTTCCTGCAGCAAGATTTGGGAAAATAAAAGTGTTTGGCTTGAATTTTACCAAATCACTGAATGGAAAAGTTTCGTTGAGAAGTTCATTGTTCAAAGCAAAGTTGGCTTGCATTTCCCCATCCACAATTAGGTCTGGATGATCTCTTCTCAAAATCGCAGTGGCCTTTTGCATTTTCACGGCCTCTGGCTGGTTTGAAGACCCAAAATTACTGTAAGACAGTAGAGCAATTTTAGGTTTTACATTTATCCTTTTTAAGATGGTGGCTGCTTCTAGTGTTATGTCCACAATTTCTTCGGCCGTTGGGTTTTCATTAATGGTGGTATCAGCAAAAAACATCGGTCCCTTTTTGGAAAGCATGATGTACATACCCGATACTTTTTTTGTATCAGCATCTGTTCCTATAAGTTCAAATAGAGGCTTCAATACCTCGGTATATTTTCGGGTTAAACCCGAAACAAAGGCATCAGCTTCCCCAGCTTCAAGCATTGCTGCACCAAAATAATTTCTATCTCTAACCTGTTTACGAGCATCAAAAAGTGTAACTCCTTTTCGCTTGCGCTTTTCAAATAGTAACTGAGCATATTTTTCTGAGAGGTCTGGACTATCAAATGTGTCAAGTATAGGAAGGTCTTCGATGCCTAGATTGTGCTCTTTTATCAATCTTTCTATAATCTCTCTCTTCCCTAGAAGTATTGGTTTCGCCAGATTTTCTTCCACCGCAATTTGAGCAGCTTTTAGCACTTTCAGGTTATCACCTTCAGCAAGCACTACGCGCTGTGGTTTGCTGCGTGCTTTTTCTTGTGCTAAGCGAATAAATTTGTCATCACGACTCAGTCTGCTGATGAGTTCTTCTTTATAACTATCCCAATCTTCAATATGAATTCGAGCAACGCCACTGTCCATTGCGGCTTTGGCTACAGCTGGAGATACTTTGTATATAAGACGAGGGTCAAATGGTTTTGGAATGATATAATCTTTCCCAAACTGCATGTTATCCTGATTGTAGGCCATGTTTACTATTTCGGGAACAGGCTCTTTTGCTAACTCAGCAATAGCATGAACAGCAGCCAATTTCATTTCCTCATTTATTTTCTTGGCACGAACGTCAAGAGCTCCTCTAAAGATAAAAGGGAAGCCAAGCACGTTATTCACCTGATTAGGATTGTCAGATCGGCCGGTAGCCATTATGATATCCTTGCGTGCGGATGTTGCTTCTTTGTAGCTTATTTCTGGATCAGGGTTTGCTAAAGCAAAAACCACTGGGTTTTTAGCCATGGACTTTACCATCTTTTGGCTCACTACACCACCTTTAGAAAGCCCTACAAATACATCAGCATCCTTAATGGCGTCTTCTAAGGTTTCGAAATTGGTGTCTGCTATAAATTGTTTTTTCTCTTCCGTAAGATTTGTGCGCGATTTGCTAATAACTCCTTTGCTGTCGCACATTATAAGGTTTTCGGGCTTTACACCACAAGAAATATAAAGCTTTGCGCAACTGATGGCACTGGCTCCGGCTCCATTAAAAACTACGCGAACATCTTCGATGTTTTTATCTACAAGCTCAAGTGAGTTGAGAAGTGCCGCAGCGGTAATAATAGCCGTTCCATGCTGGTCGTCATGCATTATGGGAATGTCCAATTGTTCCTTCAGCCTTTGCTCGATTTCAAAGCATTCTGGTGCACTGATGTCTTCAAGGTTTATTCCACCAAAAGTTGGCTCCAAAGCTTTTACCGTTTGTATAAAAAGTTCAGGGTCTTTTGCATTAAGCTCAAGATCGAAAACATCGATGTCTGCAAATATTTTGAAAAGAACGCCCTTGCCTTCCATTACGGGTTTACTGGCTTCCGGGCCAATATCTCCCAGACCTAAAACAGCGGTACCATTAGAAATTACTGCAACCAAGTTTCCTTTAGCAGTGTATTTAAACACATCGTCCTTATTGTTGCTAATGGCTAAGCAGGGATCTGCAACGCCAGGGGAGTAAGCTATGGAAAGGTCTCGCTGGCTATTACTTGGTTTAGTAGGAATCACCTCGATCTTTCCTGGGCGGCCTTCACTATGGTAGTCGAGTGCATCTTGCCTTTTGATTTTCTTGGGCATGATTGTATATTTTTAGTAAAACTAAATTCTTAAAAAGAGGAAATGATTTGAAGATTCTTAATACAGAAAGTTGTTGAATGGAAAGCGAATAGCGTGCAATTCGGCTACCACTTCATAGATTCTGTGTTTAAGGTCTTCAATGTTTTCACGCTCAGTGGCGGAAATGAAAACAACATTTTTATCAGACTTTCCAAACCATGTGCGCTTCCAGTCATCCAAAGTATAATTGGCTTTGGTGGCAGGGCTCAGGTCATCTTCATCTTTTACCTCGTATGAGTATTGGTCAATTTTATTGAATACCATCATTACAGTTTTGTCAGCAATGTTGGGGTCAATATCCTTGATGGTATTATTTACGGTTTCAATGTGCTCTTCAAAGTTTGGGTGGGAAATATCAACCACATGAATCAACACATCTGACTCACGAACCTCGTCAAGAGTAGATTTAAAAGATTCCACCAATTGAGTAGGAAGTTTTCTAATAAATCCTACGGTATCCGTAAGTAAGAAGGGGAGGTTTTCTAAAACTACTTTTCTAACTGTGGTATCTAAGGTTGCGAAGAGCTTATTCTCAGCAAATACCTCTGATTTGCTCAAAAGATTCATCAAAGTGGATTTGCCAACGTTGGTATATCCTACCAAAGCTACACGTATAAGCGAGCCCCGGTTTCCACGCTGAATAGCCATTTGTTTATCAATCTTCTTTAGCTTGTCTTTTAGCAAAGAGATTTTATCACGAATTATTCTTCGGTCAGTTTCAATTTCACGTTCACCAGGACCTTTCATACCAATACCCCCTTTTTGCTTACTAAGGTGTGTCCACATATTAGTAAGACGAGGCAGTAAATATTGATATTGGGCTAACTCAACTTGGGTACGTGCGTAAGAAGTAACAGCGCGTGATGCAAAAATATCAAGAATCAGGTTGGTTCTATCTAATACTTTACATTCAAATATCTTCTCAATGTTTTTCAACTGAGAAGGGGAAAGCTCATCATCAAAAATGGCGATGTCGATATTCTCAGACTTTACGAATGAGGCTATTTCTTCAATCTTTCCAGAGCCCAACAGAGTTTTTGGATTTGGTTTATCCAGCTTCTGCCAAAAGCGTTTTACACAAATAGCTCCGGCCGTATCTGCCAAAAACTCCAGCTCATCCATATATTCACCGAGTTTTTCCTCAGGCTGAAACTGAGTGATCACCCCAATAAGGACAGCCTTTTCGGGTTCGGTGCTAAGGTTTTTCTTTTTTGATTCTATCATAGAAATCTATGCGGGCCAAACGTTCCATGGGATTCTAACTAAAGCTAAAATTAAGGCGATAGCAAAGAAAATTGCCACGGTCTTAAATTTTGCGGAAGACATTTCTTTACGCTTAGCTTTTGAATACCCAATTGTGATTAATACAATAGCAACAAGCATAGTCAGCGGATGTTCGACAGCATACAATCTATTTGTAGCATCACTCATGGTAGTTTCTGCTGTAAGTGCAGCTTTGCTCACAGGGCTAATAAAGTAAAGTACTAAGCCAAAAACGAATTGCAGATGCGCAAGAATGAGCGTAATAAGCGAAAGGCGTTTGTCAGCAGCCGTGTAAGCGCTGCCTTTAGACATTTTTATGGCAAAGATTATTATGGTAATAACCAGTGCAGCCATTAATAAATAAGGTAAAAAAGAATGGAGGTGTTTAAATCCTGTATACATCAAAAGTAAATTTTGACGCAAATGTACAGATTAACTCAACTCAAGCTTTTGCTCTTTTTCAATCTCTACATTTTGTTGGCGGATATTTTCCAAAGAGTTTACTACGTAGTTCAACTTTTGCATAGGCACAAAGGTTAAGTTGAACTTGCGAATACGCTGAACACCGTGCTGCGTAGCTAGTGATATAGTAAGTTTTTTAGAAAGTAAGCCCTTGGTGAATTCGTAATCGTAAATAATACGTTTTGGAAATTCATAGCGAGTTTGCGCAGGTGCTTTGAAAGAGCCAAAGATCAATGATTTGGAGTGAATATGTATGATTTCATACTCATCTTCATAACTAAAATAATTGATTCGAATACTTGCTAATAATAGGATACCAACTGCAGCAATTATTCCTGGCGTATGATTAACGAAATAGTCGCTAATTGAACCATTAATCTGGGAAAAAATTATATCTGAAACGAGAATTAATATTAGGAATAACAACAAAATACGCCACATTAAGAAATAGGCTTTGTTACTTACAATCATAATCTTTGTCTTAAGTTTTCGTAACGCAAAAGTATTAAGACGTAATTAATATCCTACTGTTAAACTTAGAATTTGACAACTTTAACATTTCGGTTTTAGTCCATAAAAGTCGCTATAAAATCTTAAGTATTGGATTAACAGTTAATTGTGTTGTTTCAAATTTTAAACATGAAAAAACCCCCGAATTAGTATTCGAGGGTTCAAGTTTTGGTCAGCTAAAACTAATCAACCAAAACCACGAGATACTTAGAGGCTTTCCAGAAAGTTTCTGGCTTAGTAATCTCAAGGCTACTTACCTTATCCTCAGCTTTATTCCACTTATATGAGTCAGATGGGTGGTTACTCACCAACTTCACATCTTTGTCTTCTGCATCTAAAGGGATTATGGTTGTTTTACGAATGTCAATTTTGGTGAAGTAATCACGGTTAAAATCTTCTGCAATGGTTTTGGTGCTTCCAATTCCGATAATTCCCCCTTTGCGGTCAACTACATCATTTTCTTGAAGATCCTTATAAGTCCCTACAGCATAGTAAGCTGAATTTAGGTCCTCGGTCTGTTCTTCAATTCTTTGTTGTTGTTTCTTAGACGTTGCAGACAAAGTGTCAAGCTTGGAATTTAGCTTGTTCATCTCAAAGTTTTGAGCCGCCAAGTTTTCTTTCAACTCTAAAACTTGGTTGTCTTTGGTCTCAATTTCTTTGTTGAGATTAGCAACCATCTTCTTGAACTTACCTACTTCATAGCTATATCTCTGTAGCTTATCATTAAGGTCTGCAATGGTCTTTTTGTTTTGAGATAGAAGTTCATTAATTACTTCAACGTCTTCAAGTACTTCGTCCCTCATACTTTGAGAGTTTTCCATACCGCCTTCTTGAGCTTCTTTTATACTCTCTTCTTTCTCACGAATTCTGGCTAGGTTTTCCTGAATTTGCGAAAAGGAGCTTACGAAATCATTGATTAAAGAATCTTGCTGTTGATTCTCCATCGATAACTGTTCATTCTCGGTTTTAAGACGCGTGTTTTCTTCTTTTACCCCTTGGTTGCAAGCGATAAGAAGAGGAAAAGCAGCGGCTGCAATCATTAACTTTCTCATGGTTTTGAATTTTTATTAAACAGGTTGAAGATAAAGGAAAATCATGCCTGCCAAATGGGGTAGGTATCTCCGTGATTCAAAATGAGGGTAATTAATTGATAAGCAGTCTTTTAAATTTTATCTATGAAAAGCTAAACCATGTTTTGGCTCTAAAAACTGTTTCTTAGCTGGAGCACTTTGAGGAAAATATCCTCACCAATTTGAGGCTTTTATTGATTGTTTCTGAAGTAATTTATTA from Owenweeksia hongkongensis DSM 17368 encodes the following:
- a CDS encoding universal stress protein, producing MKVLFPTDFSENAELAAEFAIDIAKRTKGSIVAFHAYDVPYSERSMTTSLLHEMKDIAHKHMQEFEAKVLSSSGVDFQTQVSLGNPIRLSKELCEKHNIDIVVLGTKGASGIEELLIGSNAASVIQNIDTPVLVIPPNSQVKEIKNIVLATDMDLRKKERPLLRLKAFANIYGAKINILHFQDDRGVKEGSRDFLETHLSDVPHSYAVLAQKDNLDKDILEYCQSKNADMVTAITKRYGFFEGLFRSSLTSKLAYHTNIPMLALHEPK
- a CDS encoding NADP-dependent malic enzyme; translation: MPKKIKRQDALDYHSEGRPGKIEVIPTKPSNSQRDLSIAYSPGVADPCLAISNNKDDVFKYTAKGNLVAVISNGTAVLGLGDIGPEASKPVMEGKGVLFKIFADIDVFDLELNAKDPELFIQTVKALEPTFGGINLEDISAPECFEIEQRLKEQLDIPIMHDDQHGTAIITAAALLNSLELVDKNIEDVRVVFNGAGASAISCAKLYISCGVKPENLIMCDSKGVISKSRTNLTEEKKQFIADTNFETLEDAIKDADVFVGLSKGGVVSQKMVKSMAKNPVVFALANPDPEISYKEATSARKDIIMATGRSDNPNQVNNVLGFPFIFRGALDVRAKKINEEMKLAAVHAIAELAKEPVPEIVNMAYNQDNMQFGKDYIIPKPFDPRLIYKVSPAVAKAAMDSGVARIHIEDWDSYKEELISRLSRDDKFIRLAQEKARSKPQRVVLAEGDNLKVLKAAQIAVEENLAKPILLGKREIIERLIKEHNLGIEDLPILDTFDSPDLSEKYAQLLFEKRKRKGVTLFDARKQVRDRNYFGAAMLEAGEADAFVSGLTRKYTEVLKPLFELIGTDADTKKVSGMYIMLSKKGPMFFADTTINENPTAEEIVDITLEAATILKRINVKPKIALLSYSNFGSSNQPEAVKMQKATAILRRDHPDLIVDGEMQANFALNNELLNETFPFSDLVKFKPNTFIFPNLAAGNIAYKMLQSQGAAEALGPVLIGIRKPAHILQMGSSVREIVNMITLASVDAQTRKTKSSK
- the hflX gene encoding GTPase HflX, with the translated sequence MIESKKKNLSTEPEKAVLIGVITQFQPEEKLGEYMDELEFLADTAGAICVKRFWQKLDKPNPKTLLGSGKIEEIASFVKSENIDIAIFDDELSPSQLKNIEKIFECKVLDRTNLILDIFASRAVTSYARTQVELAQYQYLLPRLTNMWTHLSKQKGGIGMKGPGEREIETDRRIIRDKISLLKDKLKKIDKQMAIQRGNRGSLIRVALVGYTNVGKSTLMNLLSKSEVFAENKLFATLDTTVRKVVLENLPFLLTDTVGFIRKLPTQLVESFKSTLDEVRESDVLIHVVDISHPNFEEHIETVNNTIKDIDPNIADKTVMMVFNKIDQYSYEVKDEDDLSPATKANYTLDDWKRTWFGKSDKNVVFISATERENIEDLKHRIYEVVAELHAIRFPFNNFLY
- a CDS encoding Cbp1 family collagen-binding glycoprotein adhesin — encoded protein: MRKLMIAAAAFPLLIACNQGVKEENTRLKTENEQLSMENQQQDSLINDFVSSFSQIQENLARIREKEESIKEAQEGGMENSQSMRDEVLEDVEVINELLSQNKKTIADLNDKLQRYSYEVGKFKKMVANLNKEIETKDNQVLELKENLAAQNFEMNKLNSKLDTLSATSKKQQQRIEEQTEDLNSAYYAVGTYKDLQENDVVDRKGGIIGIGSTKTIAEDFNRDYFTKIDIRKTTIIPLDAEDKDVKLVSNHPSDSYKWNKAEDKVSSLEITKPETFWKASKYLVVLVD